Proteins encoded in a region of the Salipiger sp. CCB-MM3 genome:
- the secF gene encoding protein translocase subunit SecF: MRLRVIPDNTSFDFFKHWKLWLGISGVLLVLALASFGIRGLNYGIDFRGGTTIRTQSTEAVDVGAYRDALGALGLGDVVISEVFDPSFGPDQNVAMVRIQAQNDVESVTPETIATVEAALQEVAPDIKFVSVESVGPKVSGELIWTAVEAVALAIGAVLIYIWLRFEWQFAAGAVLALVHDVILTIGVFSELQIKFDLTTIAALLTIVGYSLNDTVVVFDRVRENLIKYKKTELKDVLNLSINETLSRTFMTSFTTLLALFALFALGGDVIRGFVFAMIWGVFVGTYSSVFIASALLLWFGVKRDWSKPEAEVEAKKSGTSV; this comes from the coding sequence ATGCGTCTTCGCGTCATTCCCGACAATACGAGCTTTGACTTCTTCAAGCACTGGAAGCTGTGGCTGGGCATTTCGGGCGTTCTGCTCGTGCTCGCGCTGGCCAGCTTCGGCATCCGCGGCCTGAACTACGGCATCGACTTCCGCGGCGGCACCACCATCCGGACCCAAAGCACGGAGGCCGTCGACGTCGGCGCTTACCGTGACGCGCTCGGCGCGCTGGGGCTGGGGGATGTGGTGATCTCCGAGGTGTTCGATCCCTCCTTCGGGCCGGATCAGAACGTCGCCATGGTGCGCATTCAGGCGCAGAACGATGTGGAGTCGGTGACCCCGGAAACCATCGCCACCGTCGAGGCGGCGCTGCAGGAGGTCGCGCCGGACATCAAGTTCGTCTCGGTGGAATCCGTTGGCCCGAAGGTTTCGGGCGAGCTGATCTGGACCGCGGTCGAGGCCGTGGCTCTGGCGATCGGCGCGGTGCTGATCTACATCTGGCTGCGGTTCGAATGGCAGTTCGCCGCCGGGGCCGTGCTGGCGCTGGTGCACGATGTGATCCTGACGATCGGCGTCTTCTCGGAACTGCAGATCAAGTTCGACCTCACCACCATCGCGGCGCTGTTGACCATCGTCGGCTACTCGCTCAACGATACGGTGGTGGTCTTTGACCGGGTCCGCGAGAACCTGATCAAATACAAGAAGACCGAGCTCAAGGACGTGCTGAACCTGTCGATCAACGAGACGCTCAGCCGGACCTTCATGACCTCCTTCACCACGCTGCTGGCGCTCTTCGCGCTGTTTGCTCTGGGCGGTGACGTGATCCGCGGATTCGTCTTCGCGATGATCTGGGGCGTCTTCGTCGGCACCTATTCGTCGGTGTTCATCGCTTCGGCGCTGCTGCTGTGGTTTGGCGTCAAGCGCGACTGGTCAAAGCCCGAGGCCGAGGTCGAAGCCAAGAAATCCGGGACCAGCGTCTGA
- a CDS encoding Mth938-like domain-containing protein, translating to MRMNEINFSDAMPVEGYGPGFFRIGGRPVDGGVCISPQGMKSWAGLSDEETLVALAGEVDVIFVGTGGDIALLPKALSARLEEAGVGVEVMNSPSACRTYNVLLGEGRRVALAALPV from the coding sequence ATGCGGATGAACGAAATCAACTTTAGCGATGCCATGCCTGTCGAGGGTTATGGCCCGGGCTTCTTTCGTATCGGCGGTCGGCCGGTCGATGGGGGCGTCTGCATCTCGCCGCAGGGCATGAAATCCTGGGCGGGGCTGTCGGACGAAGAAACGTTGGTCGCGCTCGCGGGCGAGGTCGACGTGATCTTTGTCGGCACCGGCGGCGATATCGCCCTGCTGCCCAAGGCGCTTTCGGCCCGGCTCGAAGAGGCCGGTGTCGGCGTCGAAGTGATGAACTCTCCCTCTGCCTGCCGCACCTACAACGTGCTGCTGGGTGAGGGGCGCCGGGTTGCGCTGGCCGCGCTGCCCGTCTGA
- the ccmA gene encoding heme ABC exporter ATP-binding protein CcmA, with protein sequence MDLSVRDLAVARGGVPVLEGLSFTLAPGRALVLRGPNGSGKTTLLRSIAGLQPAFSGTIEGAGERIAYAAHSDGLKSMLTAAENLRFWAQVFAQSDIEAALDAFDLRGLEDRPAGTLSAGQKRRLGLARLMVTGRPVWVLDEPTVSLDAVSVARFAEAVRGHLAGGGSALMATHIDLGLDEAEILDVTPFKAAPRVSIEDEAFL encoded by the coding sequence ATGGACCTATCTGTTCGCGATCTGGCCGTGGCCCGGGGAGGAGTGCCGGTGCTGGAGGGGCTGAGCTTCACGCTCGCCCCCGGACGTGCCTTGGTTTTGCGCGGGCCAAATGGTTCGGGCAAGACAACGCTTCTGCGCAGCATCGCGGGGCTGCAGCCCGCGTTCAGCGGCACGATCGAAGGCGCGGGCGAGCGCATCGCCTATGCCGCCCATTCCGACGGTCTCAAATCCATGCTGACGGCGGCTGAGAACCTGCGCTTCTGGGCGCAGGTCTTTGCGCAATCCGACATTGAAGCAGCGCTCGACGCCTTTGACCTGCGCGGGCTGGAAGACCGGCCCGCGGGCACGCTCTCGGCAGGGCAGAAGCGCCGCTTGGGCCTCGCGCGGCTGATGGTCACCGGCCGTCCGGTCTGGGTGCTGGACGAGCCCACCGTGTCGCTTGATGCCGTCTCGGTGGCGCGCTTCGCCGAGGCGGTGCGCGGCCATCTGGCGGGCGGCGGCTCGGCGCTGATGGCCACGCATATCGATCTGGGGCTGGACGAGGCAGAGATCCTCGACGTCACCCCGTTCAAGGCGGCGCCGCGCGTCTCCATAGAGGACGAGGCCTTCCTGTGA